A single Suricata suricatta isolate VVHF042 chromosome 2, meerkat_22Aug2017_6uvM2_HiC, whole genome shotgun sequence DNA region contains:
- the SNX10 gene encoding sorting nexin-10 isoform X2: protein MFPEQQKEEFVSVWVRDPRIQKEDFWHSYIDYEICIHTNSMCFTMKTSCVRRRYREFVWLRQRLQSNALLVQLPELPAKNLFFNMNNRQHVDQRRQGLEDFLRKVLQNALLLSDSCLHLFLQSHLNSEDIEACVSGQTKYTVEDAIHKFALMNRRFPEEDEEGKKENDIDYDSESSSSGLGHSSDDSSSHGCKMSTAPQES from the exons GAATTTGTAAGCGTCTGGGTTCGAGATCCTCGGATTCAGAAGGAGGACTTTTGGCATTCTTATATTGACTATGAGATATGTATTCAC ACCAACAGCATGTGTTTTACAATGAAGACATCCTGTGTGCGAAGAAGATACAGAGAATTCGTGTGGCTGAGGCAGAGACTCCAAAGCAATGCGTTGCTGGT gcAACTGCCAGAACTTCCAGCTAAAAACCTGTTTTTCAACATGAATAATCGCCAGCATGTAGATCAGCGTCGTCAGGGTTTGGAAGATTTCCTCAGAAA GGTCCTGCAGAACGCTCTGCTGCTCTCGGACAGCTGCCTTCACCTCTTCCTACAGAGCCATTTGAATTCGGAAGACATTGAGGCCTGCGTCTCCGGGCAGACTAAGTACACTGTAGAAGACGCAATTCACAAGTTTGCCTTGATGAACAGACGTTTCcctgaagaagatgaagaaggaaaaaaagaaaatgatatagatTATGACTCAGAAAG TTCATCCTCTGGGCTTGGACATAGCAGCGATGACAGCAGTTCACACGGATGTAAAATGAGCACAGCTCCGCAGGAATCCTGA
- the SNX10 gene encoding sorting nexin-10 isoform X3, with the protein MPLQEFVSVWVRDPRIQKEDFWHSYIDYEICIHTNSMCFTMKTSCVRRRYREFVWLRQRLQSNALLVQLPELPAKNLFFNMNNRQHVDQRRQGLEDFLRKVLQNALLLSDSCLHLFLQSHLNSEDIEACVSGQTKYTVEDAIHKFALMNRRFPEEDEEGKKENDIDYDSESSSSGLGHSSDDSSSHGCKMSTAPQES; encoded by the exons ATGCCTTTACAGGAATTTGTAAGCGTCTGGGTTCGAGATCCTCGGATTCAGAAGGAGGACTTTTGGCATTCTTATATTGACTATGAGATATGTATTCAC ACCAACAGCATGTGTTTTACAATGAAGACATCCTGTGTGCGAAGAAGATACAGAGAATTCGTGTGGCTGAGGCAGAGACTCCAAAGCAATGCGTTGCTGGT gcAACTGCCAGAACTTCCAGCTAAAAACCTGTTTTTCAACATGAATAATCGCCAGCATGTAGATCAGCGTCGTCAGGGTTTGGAAGATTTCCTCAGAAA GGTCCTGCAGAACGCTCTGCTGCTCTCGGACAGCTGCCTTCACCTCTTCCTACAGAGCCATTTGAATTCGGAAGACATTGAGGCCTGCGTCTCCGGGCAGACTAAGTACACTGTAGAAGACGCAATTCACAAGTTTGCCTTGATGAACAGACGTTTCcctgaagaagatgaagaaggaaaaaaagaaaatgatatagatTATGACTCAGAAAG TTCATCCTCTGGGCTTGGACATAGCAGCGATGACAGCAGTTCACACGGATGTAAAATGAGCACAGCTCCGCAGGAATCCTGA